A region from the Pseudonocardia petroleophila genome encodes:
- a CDS encoding DUF7002 family protein: MRVDELLRRAPQVFHTAPAQAWPGIRRRGLLPVAALTAHLDADERERLLTRRRPTDVRFVDPEHGAVWLRDQRPMNETHLARMLDDMTVAGYLARINAMVFLWADRDRLDRLRRLPRYAASAHVVLTLDTASLVAAHRDRIALTRINSGAALFPSGRRGTATFRGIDGFPARDRPVELAVTGGIPDLGRHLVRVQEWAGDEVRDVPLP; this comes from the coding sequence CTGCGCGTCGACGAGCTGCTCCGGCGAGCCCCGCAGGTCTTCCACACCGCTCCCGCGCAGGCGTGGCCGGGCATCCGGCGCCGCGGCCTGCTGCCCGTCGCGGCCCTGACCGCGCACCTCGACGCCGACGAGCGCGAGCGGCTGCTGACCCGCCGCCGTCCCACCGACGTCCGGTTCGTCGATCCCGAACACGGCGCGGTCTGGCTCCGGGACCAGCGCCCGATGAACGAGACGCACCTCGCCCGGATGCTCGACGACATGACCGTCGCCGGGTACCTGGCCCGGATCAACGCGATGGTGTTCCTGTGGGCCGACCGGGACCGGCTGGACCGGCTGCGCCGCCTGCCGCGCTACGCCGCGAGCGCCCACGTCGTGCTCACCCTCGACACTGCGTCGCTCGTGGCCGCGCACCGCGACCGCATCGCGCTGACCCGGATCAACTCCGGGGCCGCGCTGTTCCCCAGCGGCCGCCGCGGCACCGCCACGTTCCGCGGGATCGACGGGTTCCCGGCCCGTGACCGGCCCGTCGAGCTGGCCGTGACCGGCGGGATCCCCGATCTCGGGCGGCACCTCGTCCGCGTGCAGGAGTGGGCGGGCGACGAGGTGCGGGACGTTCCCCTCCCGTAA
- a CDS encoding gamma-glutamylcyclotransferase, with translation MPLYAAYGSNMDPAQMKQRAPHSPMAGTGWLQGWRLTFGGTDYAWEGALSTVVEAPGEQVFVVIYDVTDQDASQLDRWEGGELGMHKKLRLRVHTLEGDVLAWIYVLNDYEGGEPSARYLGVLADAAEQAGAPDDYVAALRSRPSSKSF, from the coding sequence GTGCCGCTCTACGCCGCTTACGGGTCGAACATGGACCCCGCCCAGATGAAGCAGCGCGCCCCCCACTCGCCGATGGCGGGCACGGGCTGGTTGCAGGGGTGGCGCCTGACCTTCGGCGGCACCGACTACGCCTGGGAGGGCGCTCTCTCCACCGTCGTCGAGGCGCCGGGTGAGCAGGTGTTCGTCGTCATCTACGACGTCACCGACCAGGACGCCTCGCAGCTCGACCGCTGGGAGGGCGGCGAGCTCGGGATGCACAAGAAGCTGCGCCTGCGCGTGCACACGCTCGAGGGCGACGTCCTCGCGTGGATCTACGTGCTCAACGACTACGAGGGCGGCGAGCCCAGCGCCCGCTACCTCGGGGTGCTCGCCGACGCCGCCGAGCAGGCCGGCGCCCCCGACGACTACGTCGCCGCCCTGCGCAGCCGTCCCAGCAGCAAGTCCTTCTGA
- a CDS encoding NAD(P)H-quinone dehydrogenase, whose protein sequence is MTRIVIMGGGPAGYEAALVAAQHGSDVTVVEQEGMGGACVLHDCVPSKTFISSAGIRVDLHRAPELGLTAGPDSVGVDLPRVNSRVKGLALAQSADVRARVEREGVRIVRGTATFTDEPAARAPHVVESRTADGSREIHPADVVLIATGATPRILDDARPDGERILTWRDLYDLPELPEHLIVVGSGVTGAEFVSAYVEIGVRVTLVSSRDRVLPGEDADASAVLQDVFAERGVEILGQARADSVRRSEDGDGVVVTLADGRTVTGSHALMTVGSVPNTADLGLEKIGVETDRGGFIPVDRVSRTSVPGVYAAGDCTGLLMLASVAAMQGRIAMWHALGEGVAPIKLKTVASAVFTRPEIATVGISQRAIDAGEVPARTIMLPLSTNPRAKMQGLRRGFVKLFCRPATGVVVGGVVVAPVASELILPIALAVQNGLTVDDLAYTFSVYPSLSGSITEAGRQLMRHGDLD, encoded by the coding sequence GTGACTCGCATCGTGATCATGGGCGGTGGCCCGGCCGGATACGAGGCGGCGCTGGTGGCGGCGCAGCACGGCAGCGACGTCACCGTCGTCGAGCAGGAGGGCATGGGCGGCGCCTGCGTCCTGCACGACTGCGTGCCGTCCAAGACGTTCATCTCCTCCGCCGGCATCCGCGTCGACCTGCACCGGGCGCCCGAGCTCGGCCTCACCGCCGGCCCCGACTCGGTGGGCGTCGACCTGCCCCGGGTCAACAGCCGCGTCAAGGGCCTCGCGCTGGCCCAGTCGGCCGACGTCCGGGCGCGCGTCGAGCGGGAGGGCGTGCGGATCGTCCGCGGCACCGCGACCTTCACCGACGAGCCCGCGGCCCGCGCCCCGCACGTCGTCGAGTCGCGCACGGCCGACGGCAGCCGCGAGATCCACCCCGCCGACGTCGTGCTGATCGCCACCGGCGCCACCCCGCGCATCCTCGACGACGCCCGGCCCGACGGCGAGCGCATCCTCACCTGGCGCGACCTCTACGACCTCCCCGAGCTGCCCGAGCACCTGATCGTCGTCGGGTCGGGCGTCACGGGGGCGGAGTTCGTGTCGGCCTACGTCGAGATCGGGGTGCGGGTCACGCTGGTCTCCAGCCGCGACCGCGTGCTCCCCGGCGAGGACGCCGACGCCTCCGCCGTCCTGCAGGACGTGTTCGCCGAGCGCGGTGTGGAGATCCTCGGGCAGGCGCGGGCCGACTCGGTCCGCCGCTCCGAGGACGGCGACGGCGTCGTGGTGACCCTGGCCGACGGTCGCACCGTCACCGGCTCGCACGCGCTGATGACGGTCGGGTCGGTGCCCAACACCGCCGACCTCGGGCTGGAGAAGATCGGCGTCGAGACCGACCGCGGCGGGTTCATCCCCGTCGACCGGGTGTCGCGGACGAGCGTGCCCGGCGTCTACGCGGCGGGCGACTGCACCGGCCTGCTCATGCTCGCCTCCGTCGCCGCGATGCAGGGGCGGATCGCGATGTGGCACGCGCTGGGCGAGGGCGTCGCGCCGATCAAGCTGAAGACGGTGGCCTCGGCGGTGTTCACCCGCCCGGAGATCGCGACCGTCGGGATCAGCCAGCGGGCGATCGACGCGGGCGAGGTCCCGGCGCGCACGATCATGCTCCCGCTCTCGACGAACCCCCGCGCGAAGATGCAGGGGCTGCGGCGCGGGTTCGTGAAGCTGTTCTGCCGCCCGGCCACCGGCGTGGTCGTCGGCGGGGTCGTCGTGGCCCCGGTGGCGAGCGAGCTGATCCTGCCGATCGCGCTGGCCGTGCAGAACGGGCTCACCGTCGACGACCTGGCGTACACGTTCTCCGTGTACCCCTCGCTGTCCGGCTCGATCACCGAGGCCGGGCGCCAGCTGATGCGGCACGGCGACCTCGACTGA